Proteins encoded by one window of Gouania willdenowi chromosome 4, fGouWil2.1, whole genome shotgun sequence:
- the LOC114462515 gene encoding LOW QUALITY PROTEIN: angiopoietin-related protein 4-like (The sequence of the model RefSeq protein was modified relative to this genomic sequence to represent the inferred CDS: inserted 1 base in 1 codon), producing the protein MKTPQLLLLLVTILVHVASAFPSDRRGKEKYASWDDVNVVAHGLLQLGQGLKEHVDKTKAQMRDVNAKFKAFNGSVVELERVQQEQREALRTEKEESERRAAELAQEVKVKVEEVQKHTDDIQSRMERLEGLLTNTEVESTETQQSTTQRLVAAQSRRIDQLVEKIKQQQDKLEKQSLHLQALQSKVANKRVKSHRRRDEETALRGETEPIHDREGLAKDCHELFVRGQRLSGVYTIQPESSHPFDVLCEMTSDGAWTIIQKRHDGSQNFNQKWDEYKNGFGSLNGEFWLGLEKIHSLSKQGRHILXVELSGENGQQQKASYQFHLDGEEQKFALHLQKASPSLLQEKMAAGIPFSTSDRDNDLAADTNCAAMHSGGWWFSGCGESNLNGRYPRRKHQTRRQSKSMFWLSMEGQRSSLRTSVLKIAPKSHQ; encoded by the exons ATGAAGACTCCTcagcttctcctcctcctcgtcacCATCTTGGTGCACGTTGCCTCAGCTTTCCCATCAGACCGGAGAGGCAAGGAGAAGTATGCGTCCTGGGATGATGTGAACGTTGTGGCCCATGGTCTCCTGCAGCTGGGACAGGGCCTGAAGGAGCACGTGGACAAGACCAAAGCCCAGATGAGGGACGTGAACGCCAAGTTTAAGGCCTTCAACGGCTCAGTGGTGGAGCTGGAGAGGGTGCAGCAGGAGCAGAGAGAAGCTCTGAGAACAGAAAAGGAGGAGAGCGAGAGACGGGCAGCCGAGCTGGCCCAGGAGGTGAAGGTGAAGGTGGAGGAGGTGCAGAAACACACGGACGACATTCAGTCAAGGATGGAGCGGCTGGAGGGGCTGCTGACCAATACAGAGGTGGAGAGCACCGAAACACAGCAGTCCACCACTCAG AGGCTGGTGGCAGCTCAGAGCAGACGCATCGACCAGCTGGTGGAGAAGATCAAGCAGCAGCAAGACAAGCTGGAGAAACAGAGCCTTCACCTTCAGGCGCTGCAGAGCAAA GTCGCCAACAAAAGAGTGAAATCTCACCGACGCAGAGATGAAGAGACGGCCCTGAGAGGCGAGACAGAGCCGATCCACGACAGAGAAG GTTTGGCCAAAGACTGTCATGAGCTGTTTGTCCGCGGGCAGCGATTAAGCGGCGTTTACACCATCCAGCCTGAGAGCTCACATCCCTTTGACGTCCTCTGTGAAATGACCTCAG ATGGTGCATGGACCATCATCCAGAAACGTCATGATGGATCCCAAAACTTCAACCAAAAATGGGACGAATACAAGAATGGCTTCGGCAGCCTGAACG GCGAGTTTTGGTTGGGGCTGGAAAAAATCCACTCCCTATCCAAACAAGGCCGCCACATCC CGGTGGAGCTGTCGGGTGAGAACGGACAACAGCAGAAAGCGAGTTATCAGTTCCACCTGGATGGAGAAGAGCAGAAGTTTGCTCTCCATCTACAGAAAGCTTCTCCATCGCTGCTGCAGGAGAAAATGGCAGCTGGAATCCCATTTTCCACCTCTGACAGGGACAACGATCTCGCTGCAGACACCAACTGTGCCGCCATGCACTCAG GCGGTTGGTGGTTCAGCGGCTGTGGAGAGTCCAACCTCAATGGGAGGTATCCCAGGAGAAAACATCAGACCAGGAGACAGAGCAAGAGCATGTTTTGGCTGAGCATGGAAGGACAGCGCAGCTCTCTGAGGACCTCCGTGCTGAAGATTGCACCAAAATCTCACCAATGA